Proteins found in one Campylobacter canadensis genomic segment:
- a CDS encoding glutathionylspermidine synthase family protein, whose product MKMKKIQIFNKEELENMGLTWHTNADKSNYLSDNLVQITPKEANDFYEAANTLYDMYCECAQYILDNDLLDELQIPVSLQEVVKLSWQNDVHWHLYSRFDFAGGVNNIPIKLLEFNANTPTSLFETLIIQHELLKKNNINPDLQFNTGYEAICNNFKRLVTLDESVEEFDKLYDGWKILFTSVKDSEEELTTRLLMQIAIDAGFKCEFSYIENVQFSEEGVFLDDENYEFCFMLIPWESIAIEEDELAYLLTKMIKNQKAIILNPAYTLIFQSKGILKYLWQLFPNHPLLLKADTKMLEGIKCVKKPFFGREGANVTIFNEKGEIIAENDGEYENNAFIYQEFADTLEYEGQSYQAGVFFAYEACALGFRKGGKIINNYSSFAAHMIKD is encoded by the coding sequence GTGAAAATGAAAAAAATACAAATTTTTAATAAAGAAGAATTAGAAAATATGGGGCTTACTTGGCATACAAATGCCGATAAAAGCAACTATTTAAGCGATAATCTAGTACAAATTACACCTAAAGAAGCGAACGATTTTTATGAAGCAGCAAACACTTTATATGATATGTATTGCGAGTGTGCTCAATATATTTTAGATAATGATTTATTAGACGAATTACAAATTCCTGTTTCTTTGCAAGAAGTTGTAAAATTATCTTGGCAAAACGATGTGCATTGGCATTTATATTCAAGATTTGATTTTGCAGGTGGTGTAAATAATATTCCAATAAAACTTTTAGAATTCAATGCAAACACCCCTACAAGTTTATTTGAAACCTTAATAATACAACACGAATTACTGAAAAAAAACAACATAAATCCTGATTTACAATTTAATACAGGCTATGAAGCTATTTGCAATAATTTTAAGCGTTTAGTAACATTAGATGAAAGTGTTGAAGAATTTGATAAATTATATGATGGGTGGAAAATACTTTTTACTAGCGTAAAAGATAGCGAAGAAGAACTAACTACAAGATTATTAATGCAAATTGCAATAGACGCTGGTTTTAAATGCGAATTTTCTTATATTGAAAATGTGCAATTTAGCGAAGAAGGTGTATTTTTAGATGATGAAAATTACGAATTTTGCTTTATGTTAATTCCTTGGGAAAGTATTGCAATTGAAGAAGATGAATTAGCATATTTACTAACAAAAATGATAAAAAATCAAAAAGCAATAATCTTAAATCCAGCTTATACTTTAATCTTTCAAAGTAAGGGAATTTTAAAATATTTATGGCAATTATTTCCTAATCATCCTTTATTGCTAAAAGCTGATACAAAAATGCTTGAAGGAATAAAATGTGTAAAAAAACCATTCTTTGGTAGAGAAGGAGCAAATGTTACGATTTTTAACGAAAAAGGAGAAATTATAGCAGAAAATGATGGAGAATACGAAAATAATGCTTTTATTTACCAAGAATTTGCAGATACATTAGAATATGAAGGTCAAAGCTATCAAGCAGGAGTGTTTTTTGCTTATGAAGCTTGTGCTTTAGGCTTTAGAAAAGGTGGAAAAATTATTAATAATTATTCATCTTTTGCAGCTCATATGATAAAGGATTAA
- the modB gene encoding molybdate ABC transporter permease subunit, with the protein MYESILLSLKLAFLSTLILLFLCIYPAYFLARKEFFLKKVFLAFISLPLVLPPTALGFYLLILFSPNNALGRFLASFDISFVFNFKAILFASCIYSLPFMFNPLYSAFSQLPKSLYERAFLLGKSTSLIIFRLCLPCVKRSLISAIVMSFAHTMGEFGVIMMIGGSKVGQTKVASIEIFEAIENLDYARANDIALILLLISFCILFIMQFIKK; encoded by the coding sequence ATGTATGAAAGTATTTTATTATCTTTAAAATTAGCTTTTTTAAGTACTTTGATTTTGCTATTTTTGTGTATTTATCCTGCTTATTTTTTAGCAAGGAAGGAATTTTTTTTAAAGAAAGTATTTTTAGCTTTTATTTCTTTGCCTTTAGTATTGCCGCCTACTGCTTTAGGATTTTATTTACTTATTTTATTTTCTCCAAACAATGCACTAGGAAGGTTTTTAGCAAGTTTTGACATAAGTTTTGTATTTAATTTTAAGGCTATTTTATTTGCATCTTGTATTTATTCTTTACCTTTTATGTTTAATCCACTATATTCAGCATTTTCTCAATTGCCTAAATCTTTATACGAAAGAGCTTTTTTATTGGGTAAAAGCACTTCTTTAATTATTTTTAGACTTTGTTTGCCTTGTGTAAAAAGGAGTTTAATTAGTGCAATTGTTATGTCTTTTGCCCACACAATGGGCGAATTTGGCGTTATTATGATGATTGGTGGCTCTAAAGTAGGGCAGACTAAGGTTGCTTCAATTGAGATTTTTGAAGCCATTGAAAACCTTGATTATGCAAGGGCAAACGATATTGCTTTAATATTATTATTAATATCATTTTGTATTCTTTTTATAATGCAGTTTATTAAAAAATAA
- a CDS encoding NifU family protein: MIFSDEELYMPCKAVLDDCLHILHKDGGDLNFLGVKNQVVYIQLLGACNGCSAANITLKFSLEKALKEQISNELSIVNLTGGKEEFDAL; this comes from the coding sequence ATGATATTTAGTGATGAAGAATTATATATGCCTTGCAAAGCAGTTTTAGATGATTGCTTGCATATTTTACATAAAGATGGCGGTGATTTAAACTTTTTAGGTGTTAAAAATCAAGTAGTTTATATTCAATTACTTGGAGCTTGCAATGGTTGCAGTGCAGCAAATATAACATTAAAATTTAGTTTAGAAAAAGCCTTAAAAGAGCAAATTAGCAACGAGCTTAGCATTGTAAATCTTACAGGTGGTAAAGAGGAGTTTGACGCTTTATGA
- a CDS encoding UDP-N-acetylmuramoyl-L-alanyl-D-glutamate--2,6-diaminopimelate ligase, which produces MKVQLENNFISDNSKECEKGCYFLLDNNNKAYLDEAKAKEAIIIDEKKARELLNIDENIKIIAITGTNGKTTSAALIYSMLLDLGYKVFLSGTRGAFCNDVQVAQKKLTTPFLLEFLYFLQIASKNHCEYFVMEASSHSIAQQRFADAKFCAKIYTNLTQDHLDYHKSFEEYARVKASFFQDDCLKIINNDAFKFTYNVKNSITYGIDNPALYSVKAYSIKDKITAIISKKDELFEISSNLCGLFNLYNILCAFACVNELTKEGKKAAQYINNFLGVKGRMQEIIHNDENRGKIIIDFAHTPDGISNVLSALATKNIICVLGAGGNRDKSKRSPMAKIASHFSKNVILTSDNPRDEEPLFIISDMLSDLDENELKNISVCIDRKEAIYKALRMQNDEIVMILGKGDESTQEIKGIKYDFSDENEVYNALEKIKLEEEKRKEKGYV; this is translated from the coding sequence ATGAAAGTACAATTAGAAAATAATTTTATTAGCGACAATTCAAAAGAATGTGAAAAAGGCTGTTATTTTTTATTAGATAACAATAATAAAGCATATCTTGATGAAGCAAAAGCAAAAGAAGCAATTATTATTGATGAAAAAAAAGCAAGAGAGTTGTTAAATATAGATGAAAATATAAAAATAATTGCAATAACTGGTACAAATGGTAAAACCACTTCAGCCGCTTTAATTTACTCAATGCTTTTAGATTTAGGTTATAAAGTATTTTTAAGTGGGACTAGAGGTGCATTTTGTAATGATGTTCAAGTAGCACAAAAAAAATTAACCACTCCGTTTTTACTTGAGTTTTTATACTTTTTGCAGATTGCAAGTAAAAATCACTGTGAATATTTTGTAATGGAAGCAAGTTCTCATTCTATTGCACAACAGCGTTTTGCAGATGCAAAATTTTGTGCAAAGATTTATACAAATTTAACTCAAGACCATCTTGATTATCACAAAAGTTTTGAAGAATACGCAAGGGTTAAAGCATCTTTTTTTCAAGATGATTGCTTAAAAATTATAAATAATGACGCTTTTAAATTTACTTATAATGTAAAAAATTCTATCACTTACGGCATTGATAACCCCGCACTTTATAGCGTTAAAGCTTATAGTATAAAAGATAAAATAACTGCAATAATTAGTAAAAAAGATGAGCTTTTTGAAATATCATCTAATCTTTGTGGTTTATTTAACTTATATAATATTTTATGTGCTTTTGCTTGTGTTAATGAGCTTACAAAAGAAGGAAAAAAAGCAGCTCAATATATAAATAACTTTCTAGGAGTAAAAGGTAGAATGCAAGAAATTATTCATAATGATGAAAATCGTGGAAAAATAATAATTGATTTTGCACATACTCCAGATGGAATTAGCAATGTATTAAGCGCATTAGCTACAAAAAATATAATTTGCGTTTTAGGCGCAGGTGGAAATAGAGATAAAAGCAAAAGAAGCCCTATGGCTAAAATAGCTAGTCATTTTAGCAAAAATGTAATTTTAACAAGCGATAATCCAAGAGATGAAGAACCGCTTTTTATAATTTCTGATATGCTTAGTGATTTAGATGAAAACGAATTAAAAAACATAAGCGTTTGCATAGATAGAAAAGAAGCTATTTACAAGGCTTTAAGAATGCAAAATGATGAAATTGTAATGATTTTAGGTAAGGGAGATGAAAGCACTCAAGAAATAAAAGGTATAAAATATGATTTTAGTGATGAAAATGAAGTGTATAATGCCTTAGAAAAAATCAAACTTGAAGAAGAAAAAAGAAAGGAAAAAGGTTATGTTTAA
- a CDS encoding MFS transporter, whose product MNKNTIILSLIIASRFFGLFIVLPVISLYSSSLKGASEFSTGLIVGIYAIFQMIFSLPFGTLSDKIGRKKTMLLGLIIFIIGSFICSYADDIYTMLLGRMIQGIGAIGGVATAMIADLTSEKDRAKAMAIMGGAIGMSFAAAMVVGPLMAKFFGLKSLFDLSAILSILCILALFILPKEKQIIIAEKIPFKLAFTSKNLNKLYLTCYLQKMLSSSTFFYIPLAFVNTYSQDKNNLWMLYVLAIFFGFLAMGVGGVVGESKGKSKTILLSGIALFILSLALFLLNNFIFYLLAVVVYFCAFCIHEPIMQSSISKICKARQKGLCLGFANSCGYFGSFSGALFAGIFTHFDFLGFKLFLILEIIFCIVWFYLLSSMDNPNDFKNLKIDKINDKIKNNEFVIDVNFKNDYYLVKYNSKKISSEELLRLVK is encoded by the coding sequence ATGAATAAAAATACTATTATTTTAAGCTTGATTATTGCAAGTAGGTTTTTTGGTTTATTTATTGTTTTACCAGTTATATCACTTTATAGCTCTAGCTTAAAAGGAGCGAGTGAATTTAGCACAGGTTTAATAGTTGGTATTTATGCTATTTTTCAAATGATTTTTTCACTACCGTTTGGTACTTTAAGCGATAAAATAGGTAGAAAAAAAACTATGCTGCTTGGTTTAATTATATTTATAATTGGTTCATTTATTTGCTCTTATGCTGATGATATTTATACAATGTTACTTGGTAGAATGATACAAGGTATTGGTGCTATTGGTGGTGTTGCTACTGCTATGATAGCTGATTTAACAAGCGAAAAGGATAGAGCAAAAGCAATGGCTATTATGGGCGGTGCTATTGGTATGAGCTTTGCTGCTGCAATGGTTGTTGGACCTTTAATGGCTAAGTTTTTTGGCTTAAAATCACTTTTTGATTTAAGTGCTATTTTAAGCATACTTTGCATACTTGCTTTATTTATTTTACCTAAAGAAAAACAAATAATCATTGCTGAAAAAATCCCCTTTAAATTAGCCTTTACAAGTAAAAATCTAAATAAATTATATCTTACATGCTATTTGCAAAAAATGCTAAGTTCAAGCACATTTTTTTATATCCCTTTAGCCTTTGTAAATACTTACTCGCAAGATAAAAATAATTTATGGATGCTTTATGTACTTGCAATATTTTTTGGTTTTTTAGCTATGGGAGTTGGTGGAGTTGTTGGCGAATCTAAGGGTAAAAGTAAGACAATTTTGCTTAGCGGAATTGCTTTATTTATACTTTCTTTAGCCTTGTTTTTACTTAATAACTTTATTTTTTATTTACTTGCTGTTGTTGTGTATTTTTGTGCTTTTTGCATTCACGAACCTATTATGCAAAGCTCAATATCTAAAATTTGCAAAGCAAGGCAAAAGGGTTTGTGTTTAGGTTTTGCAAATTCGTGCGGGTATTTTGGCTCTTTTAGCGGAGCGTTATTTGCTGGTATTTTTACACATTTTGACTTTTTAGGTTTTAAATTATTTTTAATACTTGAAATTATATTTTGCATTGTTTGGTTTTATTTATTAAGCTCTATGGATAATCCAAATGACTTTAAAAATCTTAAAATAGATAAAATAAATGACAAGATAAAAAATAATGAATTTGTAATAGATGTTAATTTTAAGAATGATTACTATCTTGTTAAATATAACAGTAAGAAAATATCAAGTGAAGAGTTATTAAGGCTAGTAAAGTGA
- a CDS encoding D-2-hydroxyacid dehydrogenase — MKIVFLDAATLGKSDISAFKEFGEVISYDLTKKEDVLKNIADASVIVVNKVIINEEIMQNAKNLKLILVSATGTNNIDLQAAKRLNISVKNVAGYSTNSVVQHTFALLFSFLNHITYYNDFTKNKKWCDSDIFCDFSRRTSDLNGKNYGIIGLGNIGKKVASIASCFGANVFYTSLSGQNNNSDYKQVSLEYLLKNSDIISIHSPLNEKSKNLITKKEFDLMKDESIILNLGRGMIINEADLAKAIDNKNIKAGLDVLEYEPMDKNNPLFNIKNKENLIITPHIAWASIQSVDRLIAMMVENLKEFLKEQ, encoded by the coding sequence ATGAAAATTGTATTTTTAGATGCGGCAACCTTAGGTAAAAGCGACATTAGTGCTTTTAAAGAATTTGGTGAAGTAATAAGCTATGATTTAACTAAAAAAGAAGATGTTTTAAAAAATATCGCTGATGCTAGTGTAATAGTTGTTAATAAGGTAATAATTAATGAAGAAATTATGCAAAATGCAAAGAATTTAAAACTTATTTTAGTTAGTGCAACTGGTACAAATAACATTGATTTACAAGCAGCAAAAAGATTAAATATAAGTGTTAAAAATGTAGCTGGATACAGTACAAATAGTGTTGTGCAGCACACTTTTGCCTTATTATTTTCTTTTTTAAATCACATAACTTATTATAATGATTTTACTAAAAATAAAAAATGGTGCGATAGCGATATATTTTGTGATTTTTCAAGAAGAACTAGCGATTTAAACGGTAAAAATTATGGAATTATTGGACTTGGAAATATTGGAAAAAAAGTTGCTAGTATTGCTAGCTGCTTTGGTGCTAATGTGTTTTATACAAGTCTTAGCGGACAAAATAACAATAGCGATTACAAGCAAGTTAGTTTAGAATATTTACTAAAAAATAGCGATATTATAAGCATTCATAGTCCTTTAAATGAAAAATCAAAAAATCTAATTACAAAAAAAGAATTTGACTTAATGAAAGATGAAAGCATTATTTTAAATCTTGGTAGGGGTATGATTATAAATGAAGCTGATTTAGCTAAGGCAATTGATAATAAAAATATTAAAGCAGGATTAGATGTATTAGAATACGAACCAATGGATAAAAACAACCCTTTATTTAACATAAAAAATAAAGAAAATTTAATCATAACTCCGCATATTGCTTGGGCAAGCATTCAAAGTGTTGATAGATTAATTGCTATGATGGTTGAAAATCTTAAAGAATTTTTAAAAGAACAATGA
- a CDS encoding YbaB/EbfC family nucleoid-associated protein: protein MFKDFDLSKMQEMLENVQQKAKEFEDELEKKEFCASSGAGMCKVKVNAKFQILDISIDDELLNDKSSMQILLISALNDALKQASNSTKDMATNMFFKAGQ from the coding sequence ATGTTTAAAGATTTTGATTTATCTAAAATGCAAGAAATGCTTGAAAATGTCCAGCAAAAAGCAAAAGAATTTGAAGATGAATTAGAAAAAAAAGAATTTTGCGCAAGTAGCGGTGCTGGAATGTGCAAAGTAAAGGTAAATGCGAAATTTCAAATCTTAGATATAAGCATTGATGATGAGCTTTTAAACGATAAATCTTCAATGCAAATTCTCTTAATTTCAGCATTAAATGATGCGTTAAAACAAGCTTCTAATAGTACAAAAGATATGGCTACAAATATGTTTTTTAAGGCTGGGCAATGA
- a CDS encoding YihY family inner membrane protein has translation MKKVIELFKLLFATKDKSILTYASSLSFYTILNIVPLLSLSFFIFANLPNYKEQSTQISTFLIKLILPNEQNVNIAYLQEFLANSNKLDAFGIIAMVFALFVFFNSYENIISKISNSTKRSFFACLSIYWSLITLAPLALFASFFLSYKIQNYLDILNISFNFLSFLPFLIIWFMFFLCFHISINKQIKIKVSLIVSLATSSIWYIFKNAFIIYVSYNKVYTSLYGGFAALLFFFIWVYFSWIIYLNGIKVCSIFSQNVK, from the coding sequence GTGAAAAAAGTTATAGAATTATTTAAATTATTATTTGCAACTAAGGATAAAAGCATTTTAACTTATGCAAGTTCTTTATCTTTTTATACTATTTTAAATATTGTTCCTTTGCTTAGTTTGAGTTTTTTTATTTTTGCAAATTTACCAAATTACAAAGAACAAAGCACACAAATTAGCACTTTTTTAATAAAGTTAATTTTACCTAATGAACAAAATGTAAATATAGCCTATTTGCAAGAATTTTTAGCAAATTCTAATAAGCTTGATGCCTTTGGTATCATTGCTATGGTTTTTGCTTTATTTGTTTTTTTTAATTCTTATGAAAACATTATTTCAAAAATTTCAAATAGTACAAAAAGAAGCTTTTTTGCTTGTCTTAGCATTTATTGGAGTTTAATAACCCTTGCTCCACTTGCATTATTTGCTTCTTTTTTTCTTTCTTATAAAATTCAAAATTATTTAGATATATTAAATATTTCTTTTAATTTTTTATCTTTTTTGCCTTTTTTGATTATATGGTTTATGTTTTTTTTGTGTTTTCATATTTCAATAAATAAACAAATTAAAATTAAAGTAAGTTTAATTGTTAGCTTGGCAACTTCAAGCATTTGGTATATTTTTAAAAATGCCTTTATTATTTATGTTTCATACAATAAAGTTTATACTAGTTTATACGGTGGTTTTGCAGCATTATTATTCTTTTTTATTTGGGTTTATTTTTCTTGGATTATTTATTTAAATGGCATAAAAGTATGTAGTATTTTTAGTCAAAATGTTAAATAA
- a CDS encoding YqhA family protein, with amino-acid sequence MIEKYFEKLLIKSRLITILPVIFGLIGAFVLFFIASFDVYSVIKDVIVYYTKHPADMDIHEVAVSKIVGAVDLYLMALVFYIFSFGIYELFISEVEEFKQYKQSRVLEVHSLDELKDKLGKVIIMVLIVNFFQHALNLKFASTMDMLYLALSILVVCVGLWALHKSDHKKEEKHK; translated from the coding sequence ATGATTGAAAAATACTTTGAAAAATTACTAATTAAAAGTAGGCTTATTACTATTTTACCAGTAATATTTGGTTTAATTGGAGCCTTTGTTTTGTTTTTTATTGCATCTTTTGATGTTTATTCTGTAATTAAAGATGTTATTGTTTATTACACAAAACATCCTGCTGATATGGATATACATGAAGTTGCTGTAAGTAAGATTGTTGGAGCTGTGGATTTGTATTTAATGGCTTTAGTTTTTTATATTTTTTCTTTTGGGATTTACGAATTATTTATTAGCGAGGTTGAAGAATTTAAACAATACAAGCAAAGCAGAGTACTAGAAGTTCATAGTTTAGATGAGTTAAAAGATAAGCTTGGCAAAGTAATTATTATGGTTTTAATAGTTAATTTTTTTCAACACGCTTTAAATTTGAAATTTGCATCAACAATGGATATGCTATATTTAGCTTTAAGTATTTTAGTAGTATGCGTTGGTTTATGGGCATTACACAAAAGCGACCATAAAAAAGAAGAAAAGCATAAATAA
- a CDS encoding ATP-binding cassette domain-containing protein encodes MDINNFYIKHSFSNFDVDFTFSIKNAQIVCIFGRSGSGKSTVLRALAGLNSKALIDKEKLAFLFQDNSVFTNFNVWENIVFSTTKTLKDEIKYYLKKYLSFKEKKYFLYLLRLANLRHLRYEKVENLSGGQRQRLALLCALAKNSEFILLDEPFSALDDDNKEILMKFIVKINKEFKNKIIFVSHSKYEIYSLADVIYEIEDGKNKKTYTKQEFKKEKIGKI; translated from the coding sequence ATGGATATAAATAATTTTTACATAAAGCATTCTTTTTCTAATTTTGATGTTGATTTTACATTTTCTATTAAAAATGCACAAATTGTGTGTATTTTTGGTAGAAGTGGTAGCGGTAAAAGTACTGTTTTAAGAGCCTTAGCTGGGCTTAATTCTAAGGCTTTAATTGATAAAGAAAAACTTGCTTTTTTATTTCAAGATAATAGTGTGTTTACTAATTTTAATGTTTGGGAAAATATTGTCTTTTCAACCACAAAAACGCTTAAAGATGAAATTAAATATTATTTGAAAAAATATCTAAGTTTTAAGGAAAAAAAATATTTTTTATATCTTTTAAGATTAGCAAATTTAAGACATTTAAGATATGAAAAGGTAGAGAATTTAAGCGGTGGGCAAAGACAAAGATTAGCCTTGCTTTGTGCATTGGCTAAAAATAGCGAATTTATTTTACTTGATGAGCCTTTTAGCGCTTTAGATGATGATAATAAAGAAATTTTAATGAAATTTATTGTAAAAATTAATAAAGAATTTAAAAATAAAATAATTTTTGTATCTCATTCAAAATACGAGATTTATTCTTTAGCAGATGTGATTTATGAAATAGAAGATGGAAAAAATAAAAAAACTTACACAAAGCAAGAATTTAAAAAAGAAAAAATAGGAAAAATATAA
- the modA gene encoding molybdate ABC transporter substrate-binding protein, with protein sequence MKKILLSVVFCAFALAQELSVAAAANISYPLEDIKNAFLKHYPDVKIQVNTGSSGTFNSQIKNGAKFDIFLSANSDFAKDLEGLTKNKASIYTQGLLMLFAPNKKASLNDLKNAKCIAVANPKSAPYGAAAIEVLKKLNFDYTKSVIYASSIANTLSQTLSACEYGFIAASSKKQLLKMGYKDENMLIVDEKLYTPILQSMIVISDNKSAKDFYDFILSKEAKAIFKEYGYK encoded by the coding sequence ATGAAAAAAATATTATTAAGTGTTGTTTTTTGTGCTTTTGCTTTAGCACAAGAATTAAGCGTAGCTGCAGCTGCTAATATTTCTTATCCATTAGAAGATATAAAAAACGCCTTTTTAAAACATTATCCTGATGTAAAAATACAAGTAAATACAGGCTCATCAGGTACATTTAATTCACAAATAAAAAATGGCGCAAAATTTGATATTTTTTTATCAGCAAATAGTGATTTTGCAAAAGATTTAGAAGGACTTACTAAAAATAAAGCAAGTATTTATACGCAAGGGCTTTTAATGCTATTTGCACCAAATAAAAAAGCTAGTTTAAACGACTTAAAAAATGCTAAGTGTATAGCTGTTGCTAATCCTAAAAGTGCGCCTTATGGAGCTGCTGCTATAGAAGTATTAAAAAAGCTAAATTTTGATTATACAAAAAGCGTAATTTATGCAAGTTCAATAGCAAATACCTTATCTCAAACACTATCAGCTTGTGAGTATGGTTTTATAGCAGCATCAAGTAAAAAGCAATTATTAAAAATGGGTTATAAAGATGAAAATATGTTAATTGTTGATGAAAAATTATATACTCCTATCCTTCAATCAATGATTGTTATAAGCGATAATAAAAGTGCTAAAGATTTTTATGATTTTATTTTAAGCAAAGAAGCAAAGGCGATTTTTAAAGAATATGGATATAAATAA
- the hemE gene encoding uroporphyrinogen decarboxylase: protein MRFIKACFNEEQIMPIWLMRQAGRYLPEYMQVRNLAGDFLSLCKDYKKASEVTIQPITRFDFDAAIIFSDILVVPNEMGLSLEFQAGEGPVFNDVITDINDVNKLDLNAANKLTYVYDAIKLTRDTLAKDKALIGFCGAPWTLATYMIEAKGSKTYTKSKKMLYQNPELMHSLLERISIVLCEYLQKQIDAGANAIQIFDSWASALEPSAYLEFSWAYIEKIAKSLKQKNPSIPIIAFPKGVGGFIECLNTAYIDVLGIDWSTPLQLAFKKDCVLQGNLEPCRLYSKQAIKDGVLAIKNALKEQNKAHIFNLGHGILPDIPIENVHYLIEQVRNA, encoded by the coding sequence ATGCGTTTTATTAAAGCTTGTTTTAATGAAGAACAAATTATGCCAATATGGCTTATGCGTCAAGCAGGAAGATATTTACCTGAATATATGCAAGTACGCAATTTAGCAGGAGATTTTTTATCATTATGTAAAGATTATAAAAAGGCTAGTGAGGTTACAATTCAACCTATAACTCGTTTTGACTTTGATGCTGCTATTATATTTTCTGATATCTTAGTTGTACCTAATGAAATGGGACTTTCTTTGGAATTTCAAGCTGGTGAAGGACCTGTATTTAATGATGTAATTACTGATATTAATGATGTAAATAAGCTTGATTTAAACGCTGCAAATAAATTAACTTATGTTTATGATGCAATAAAACTTACAAGAGATACCCTAGCAAAAGATAAAGCATTAATAGGTTTTTGTGGCGCACCTTGGACCTTAGCAACTTATATGATAGAAGCAAAAGGAAGTAAAACTTATACAAAAAGTAAAAAAATGCTTTATCAAAACCCAGAATTAATGCACTCCTTACTTGAGAGAATAAGTATTGTTTTATGTGAATATTTACAAAAGCAAATTGACGCTGGTGCTAATGCGATTCAGATTTTTGATAGCTGGGCAAGTGCGCTTGAGCCTAGTGCTTATTTAGAATTTTCTTGGGCTTACATTGAAAAAATAGCAAAAAGCCTAAAGCAAAAAAATCCATCAATACCAATAATAGCCTTTCCAAAAGGAGTTGGAGGCTTTATTGAATGCTTAAATACTGCTTATATTGATGTTTTAGGAATTGACTGGAGTACACCATTACAACTTGCATTTAAAAAAGACTGTGTTTTACAAGGCAATTTAGAGCCTTGCAGACTTTATAGCAAACAAGCAATTAAAGATGGAGTTTTAGCTATTAAAAATGCTTTAAAAGAACAAAATAAAGCACATATTTTTAATTTAGGTCATGGAATTTTACCTGATATCCCTATTGAAAATGTGCATTATTTAATAGAGCAAGTAAGAAATGCTTAG